The genomic region GTATTTTGACAATTACAGAGTATATTGTCATGTAGTTACTATATTCTTTGGTTGGGTTTCATTTATAAAAATTCTCAAAATAGACTTGTTTAGGGTTTGATAATTCTGTTTGTTGATTATAAGTATATTGTTCTTGCAGTTAGATGGAGAAATTTGTAGTTTCTGTTTTTTACTATGGTGGACATTTTCTAAGGAATAACATGTGATTTCTTGTATATATTGAAATTGAGATTGGTGTGGTATATATTGAAATTGGTTTGGAAGTTTTGAAAACTAGAGGTTTTGGTAAATTCTGGTAAAAACCTATTTTGACCAAATTCAACGGGTCATAACTTAGTTTTCGGACTCTCAAATTTTGTGAAACTTATCTTAAATAAAAGTTGGGTTCGTGTAATTTATGACGCTTAAAGAACGGACAGAAAacgattttaaaaaaaaagttatgcgcgtttgaAATTTTGTGTAAAAAACTGAATTTTTTACACTTAGCAGCTTTTTGAAAAAATACACATACATTCGTGCGTAAGCAGAGGTCATGCGTACACGAGAAAAAGGTTCTGCCCAGTACTCTCACATACGCGGAGGGTATGCATATCCGACAATTGAAAAATTTGAAGGCTCGCATACACGGCAGGTGGTACGCGATGCGGGCTAACCACTCTGTTCAACATGCTCGTGTATGCAGAGATGGCTCGCATACGCGGCACAGGTAATTTCAGCATCCATGCATACGCGGAAGGCATGCATATGCATAACTACTCTGTTTTgcaaaaatagaattttttttttagtttttaactattcctctaactttctaaaccTCCGCAATACTTATTTAAGATCTTCTATCTAGTGTTTAGATTTTGGGACGAGTGATAATGTACTGTGATATTTTATCGCCTTTACTTTACAGCTATAGGGTAAAGCTTAGTGTGATAGTGTTATATACCGTGCCTAGAATAATCAGTTCTAGAGTTATCAAATCAAGACTTATATTCCACAACACATTTGTGCCAGAGAATTCAGAAGCAACATGGTAAGTCAAAAGTGGGTAGCCAAGAAGCTGGAGAAGTGGCTCTGAACTCAGCCTCACCTAACCTTAAGTGAGACTTATGAGTATATCAAGATCGACTACAATATTATGATTAATGGAAAGATGGTATATAGGGTCCTCAGGGAAGCAAGAGAGCATGTGATTGGCAACGAGATAACACAATACAGCAAGTTAAGGGACTATCTGTCAGAGATCCATAGGAGTAACCCAGGGAGCTCCACCATTCTAGATGTGACCCCCATGTCTTAGTCCCTTCCGTTGTTCAACAAGCTATACATTTCACTAGACGCGTGTAAAAGGGGGTTCAAAGTTGAGTGTAGAAAATTACTCAGATTTGATAGTTGCTTCTTGAAGGGTTACTTTGGGGCTAACTCCTTTTCGCTGTAAGTCAGGATGCAAACAATCACTTCTACGTGATTGCATTTGTTGTTGTTGACAGTGAAACTAAGGAGAGTTGGAAGTGGTTCCTCACCTTATTGCAAGAAAACCTTGGAGATCAATATATTCATAGGTAGAATTTAATCTCGGACCAACAAAAGATAACGTTCTAAATTAGTTGAATTTAAATGTTAATAGCTTGTAAAAGTTGTAAAAGTTGTTGAATTTAAATGATAATAACTTGTTAAAGTTACTAGTTGGTGATTATATTATAGAACTCCAAATATAAAGTTGCTGTTGAACTTAAATGTTAGTAGCTCGTAAAAGTAACTAGTAGCGCAGATTATGTTATTGAACTCTACATGTAAAGTTGTTGAATTTAAATGATAATAACTTGTTAAAGTTACTAATTGGTGATTATATTATAGCACTCCAAATGTAGAGTTGTTGTTGAACTTAAATGTTAGTAGCTCGTAAAAGTAACTAGTAGCTGATTATGTTATTGAACTCTACATGTAAAGTTGTTGAATTTAAACGATAATAACTTGTTAAAGTTACTAGTTGGTGACTATATTATATAACTCCAAATGTAAAGTTGTTGTTACTATTTATTTTACTTACTGATTGAAGATTAGAACTGTGGTAGTTAAGTTTAATTTGAATTGGTGAGTATATGTTACAGATTGAGTTGTCATTTATTTGAATTATTGGATGATTAAATGTTAGGTCGCTGGTGGTTAAGAAATGCTTGCTACTGTGATTATATGTAACAATTCTAAGTTTATTTGTGTTTAATTACTTGCTCTTAGGGGTTGTTGCCTGCATTAAAGGAGGTGATGCCGCATGCTCATCACCGAAATTGTGTTAGGCATATCTGAAAGAATTTTACAAATAGATACAAGGATAAGCAAGTCAAGAATATTGTGTGGAAATGTGCTAAATGTACCATTGATGCCGAATTCCAAGAAAGTATGAAGTTGAAAAGGATCAATGAAGATGCATGGAGCTATCTATCCAAATTTGACCTTGCTTGCAAGACCAAAGCCCACTTTAGTCACAGGCCAAAGTGTGACAACCTCACCAACAATATGTGCGAGGTTTGGAATGCAAAAATAGTGAATTACCGGTCAAAACCAATTCTTACAATGTGTGAGGAGCTTCAATGCTATATCATGCGAAGAATGACCAAATACAAACAAGTATTGGAGACACACATGGGAATTGAGGTGGCACTGACTCAACAGAAATGACTTGATGATATAATGAAGGACGTCAGGTATTAACATCCAATTTGGGTTGGTGACGACGAAAGGAGAATCTCTGAGGTTCAACAAGGCTCCAAGAAGCTTTCTGTCAACCTGTCCACCAACAAATATACCTGCAATGCTTGGAAATTAACTGGTACACCCACCAAACTATATTAGTTAAATATCAATTGTCAAATTGTTCTTGAATTTTGCTAAATAAATTGTATTTGTAGGTCTTTCTTGCGTTCATGCACTTGATACCATAGCTAGAAGGGGTGCCAGACCTGAGACATATGTTCACCCACTGCTTAAGATTGGGGTAGCAATAGCAACATACTAACACTACATACAACTTGTTAATTTGGAGGAGTATTAGGAGAAACAAATTATCTGAATCTAGTTCTCCCAAAGCTAAAGAGGCTAGTTGGCAAACCAGTCAAGAGAAGAAGCAAAGAGCCATATGAAACTTAAGCTAGCATAACTGATGGTAACAAAGTTAAGAAGATGTTCTAGGTTACTTGTAGCAAGTGCGGAGAGATTGGCCACAATTACAAGACTTGCAAAGGCCCTCGAGCAGCAACAACTATAAGACTAACCAACCCAAACAGAAGAAAGGCAAAGGCAAGAACAAATTCTGAAACATCAAACTAACCTGCAAATGAGATCCATGTCTCGCAATCAGTACCACAAGTGCAGATAATAACCATGATCAAATAATGTAGTAGTTGTTGATCGCGAGGACTGGATAGGATTTTTAATACTTCCATAAGGACTAAGTTGGATATTTTAAAAATCACTAAGGGCTCATGTGCCTTTTTTAAAATTCTACAAGGACACACTTGGAATTATGTTTGgctattttttcattattttagaATGTGGTTGATCATTCTAATCCATCTCAGGCAGCAGCTAATGCAGCAAGTTTTGTGTTTAATGTGGTGAGTAAAATTGGTGTTAAAGACCTACCATTTGTGTCATTATACAAGTAGGTATGCTAACATAACTTTGTTTACTCTTTGTAGCATACTATGTCGTCTCCTTCATCATAGGGTGCAACAAATTTTGGAGCAACTATTGCACCGACTACAAAATCCAAGCAGCTTATCATTAGACTACATCATCCTGCACCAGTCTAGTCTCGCACTCTACCTCCTATACCACCACATAGACCAAATCAAGGCATCTCGACAGAAACAATTGCAGCTGCAAGTAAGGGTATTGCATCAAGGATGTTCCAGTTTATTTCTAATCCCAGTTTCAAGCATTTAAGAAAGAAGTGATGAAGAGCTATGCAGTCTGAAGACAAATAATTATGCTTTTTTGATGTCTTAGTTTAATTTGTATTTTGGTTATGAGCTTTCAAGTTCAAGGATCTAAATTTGAAATACTCTGAATTTAGGGAATGATGACAGATTATTGTGGATGAAACCCTTTTTTTGGATCATGTTAGTTTAAGTTGAATACTATCTTGTTAAGTTGCTACTATACCAGTTATGCTGTCATTGTCATTACTAGGTGTAATGTCTGACTTGCATCCTATGTTTTAAATTTGCTACTTCACATTagagaaatatattttttattataagtattgatgcattaaaaaaatttattataagtGTTgatattaaaagaaattaaattttaatggTGTCTTTTCAGTCCTTAAAAAAAGACATAATTATAACTGTTCAACAAATTCATATGACAAAATTTTTTTGATCCATTAAAATTAGAATCAATCATTATGATTCGATCCatgcaaaacaaaaaaataatgaatttgcCAAAAAAATGAATCCATGTAGaatgatataaaaaaaataaacaaacgaagaattttttttatttaaaaaaaaatcggatTCACAAATTAAATCATAGTGCATACAAAAAGCTTTATGATAAATATGCTAATTCTATGGATGTGCAGTATccataatcaataaattaattaaattttttaattttacgaATTAACAGCTCCAATATTTGGGATCGAGACACAGACAAAAAAAATGATATGCACATatataaaagaatgcaatatttttttttcttaatatatCTTTTGTATTATTTATGTGCTCTTCATGTACTATTTGTGTACTCTTTATGCACTTTTTATATACTCTTTTAGTTTTATTAACATGTGCCACGCAATCcaaaagatataattttaaattttcaagattctatttttttataatttaattcttCATTTTAATTGAGCTATCAAAATGAAAATATCAATAAGAAAACTATATTTGACTANNNNNNNNNNNNNNNNNNNNNNNNNNNNNNNNNNNNNNNNNNNNNNNNNNNNNNNNNNNNNNNNNNNNNNNNNNNNNNNNNNNNNNNNNNNNNNNNNNNNNNNNNNNNNNNNNNNNNNNNNNNNNNNNNNNNNNNNNNATATATAtgtgttttaatttatttttaatgtatatttttataCTTTCATAACTGATTTTAATTTAGATGTAATATAGTTATAGAAAAAAGGCCCAACATCTCCTGCTCAGTTCCACAACTCATGTTTCCAACCCAACAACCCATATAATACCCCTTAATTTTTTCCTAATTAAATTTCCTTAACAACCTACGAAAATGAATACATTACAATCACGACGTGTCATAtttcatgcttttttttttttctccgtCAACACTTCAGAATTTTCcataataaaaatcaattttgCTACAAAGAGATTTAATTAGCTTGTGTGTCACTTACTCACTTTCacctttttaattttgaattttgttaaCATAAGTGAGGTATATGAGATCCATACCAAATGATGTATATCTCCATCCTTTATTGGTTATGCAGATGTTTAACACAAATTGATTTTAGTATTGATTAAATTTGGGTGAGACGCTTATTTTACGTTTCTTATCGgaagaaaattattttcaatataaCGTACCAAATACAATTCAATTGATCACAAGCACACTTATGTAGTTTGATTATTAAGCGCACAAGAGTCCGTAAACAGACTTACTTAGCTAGTCAAGCTAACAAAACTTCTTGATGCATAAGAGTGAGTACACATAACGAAAAAGTACCGATGTACTGACAACTTACAACATGGAAAATGAAACTACAAGAAGATCCTCGCAAATTATGTACTAAAACTATATTTCTATAAAATagcaaaatcaaattaaaaaaaataaaccacTAAAAACACGCCTGAATTTTCTTGGGCTGACAAAATATCCTTAATTTTTGTTGACGACAAAAATatctttaataaatataaaaatgtaAAAGTGTCCATTTGTGAAAGAATTTTTCTATTAACAAAAATGAATGATGTGATAAACAGAATTACTACATGACAAACTTTATATAAAAAACAGATTCTCTCTCTATATTGGCCTCTCGAAGTCATAAAACCCTTCAATCCCCAACGGCATTGGCGACGGGCTGCAAAGGTGGCATCTGCCATCTAATGAAGGCAATCTGAGGACGCAGAGCAGCGGAGGAGGGCGATCCTCTAGAGATGGGGGCTTGGGGGGCCGAGCCCTGGGATGGTGTCTGGGGGAGGTGTTGGTAATGAGTCCTTTAGCTTCTGGGTTTTGATTATGGGATTGTTGGTGGTGTTGGTGATTGGGTTTTGGTTATGGTGGATTTTGAAGGTGGTAGCCGTATGGTCCAGTGATAGTGGTGTAGGATTTTGCAAGTGCCACATATCATTTGTAAAACGTAGTCCTATCATTTGTAAAACGCATCAACGAATGTTGTTAACCTAATATGAATGGCATGTCTATCTTCATGTTGGACTCAAGACTACAAAAGACTGGCACTTAAACTTCAAACAAATATGTTCAATTGATTATCATCAGCAATGTTTCTTCCCAGTTCCTGTTATGGACATAGATCTTCTCACTCCAATTTCAATAAGACtacaagaaatcaacaacagaACAACTGCATTCTTACAAAGCCACACCAAAAAAATAAGTTATTACAAGTTCACATTAGCACATATAAGGACTTCAAATGCTAAATTGGTGCTTGGTGGCAATGATCAAGCCAAAGAAAGAACCCTGAAAAGGCAAAAACCGATAGCAATATTATAACAGAACAGCTGATTATGTATGTATAACGAGCATTCAGTCATCAAGTTCTTCACGCGGACTAGTTTCGCCAAACCATCTAGGAGGATCATATCCATGCCCACCTACATAATTTTCAACAGAATTTAGCTACGAAATCTAAGCATCCAGAACTCAAACTGCAAGCAAACACAACATATATCAAAGTTAGAAGACAATACCGAGGGGATTGCAGCGACAGAGGCGCCACGCTGTCAAGACGGTACCCTTCACAACTCCATATCTCTTGTAAGCCTCCATGGAATACTCACTACAAGTTGGGATATAACGACAACTCTTTGGCAAGATTGGTGAAATCTCCCCTGCATTCATGAAACAATATCAAATGAGCAATGTTACAGGCTCCAATAAAGTTTATTATTTTTCGTTAATACTTGGCCAATTCTAAATCTTATTCtttaaatcctaaattctaacaAATATAAAAGTAAAATGCTAGCTTAGTGTTGGctaatattgataaaaaaaaatatattggaACTAACATCTCTCATGCCAAATAGTAAAGAACAAACATAAATAAAGAAACTGCATGCACATAGAAGTAAACTTTACTTTATTtacaaccataaacccaaagaatgaacaaacattaattaaaacataaaatgaaaaaaaaaagcaaatggAATTCTAAGTTGATAATTAGCTCAGAGGAAATCTAATTTCATATTTGAAGGGAAGTTaagctgaaaaagaaaaaaattggttACTTTTGTAGAATCTCAACATGGAGAGAGCGGCTTTGACTCCCAAATTGTTGACCGCAGCATCTGAACAAGAACAAACAATTAAAGTAGTAAGTCCCATTTCCAtaatatgagagagagagagagagagagagagagagagagagagagagagagagcacctGGCAGTGTTTCGGTTTCGGAGTTGGAATCTTGTTCGTCGAATGCACGAACAGTTGGAGTGCAATTATGGCGCGGTGCTCTTGAACTTGAAGGGAGGCGAAGGATGAGAGCGTGGCGGTTAGTGGCTTCGATTCtgagagaattaggattagggtttcGGAGTTGAAGGCGAGTTGGAGTGTTATCGGAATGGAAGTTCAGAGGCACGGGAAGGTAGACGACGCAGGCCATAACTACGCGCCGACATACGCGCCGCTGCTAATGCTAATGCAGCTTCGCCCCTGGACTACAGATATGAATTTAAAATGTTGAATGaagattattttaaaaattaaataatattaacattttaattttaattctcaaaTATTCTAATTTTatgtgtttttaaattttaaagatattaaaaaaattaaaattttatgtctacgattaaaattttaattttaatatttaattatcaaATACAAATATATTTTGAAAATCGGTTCGAACTGACTGGTCGAACCGAAAATCATTGCCAACACACAATTCGAACAGAGGACAAAATCGCAAGATTTGAAAATCGAAATTGGACCGTCGAACCGGCTGGACATCGATCAGTCGAATCGAACTGTGACCCGGTCGGTTTTTGAAATTTGGCCAAAACGCTACGTTTTGGAATGCTGAAAGGGAAACCCTAGTCACCCACTCACCCCTCTGGCCCTCTCCTCTCAAGTCTCCACTCTCACCTCTTATGTCTCCAGTCTCCATTCTCATTCTCTACTAACGGGCAGAAGCAGCACTCACATCGAGCTTCCGACGCAATTTCCGTCCAGTCACCGCCACTGTCGCAACTTCCGTGGAGCTAACGTCATCTAGTTCTGTTTGTGCAGCCACTTTCTGTCACGAAGTCAGCTCGGTTTGATCTTCGAAAATTGCAGCCATCGCCAGCGTCACTTTTTGTCGCGTAGTGTCTTTCCGCTGGCGCCAGCTCTATTCAACCTTTCTACTCCTTCAGCCACCGTCCAGCTCTATTCAACCTTTCTACTCCTTCAGCCACCGTCCTGTCTCTTGTCAGTTACTGTCCTTGCTTACTCTACATTTTTCCAAGCTTTTAGCTTCTAATTCTaggtataaattttattttttgtaataataattgttgaagtattgactaattattagttaggtataaattttattttttgtaataataattgttgaagCATTGACTAATTATTAGTTCTAAGTCTTGCTGTTGATTGCTTAAAGCATGATTAATTATTGAAGCATTGATTAATTCTTGGTTCTAAAGTCTAAATTTTGCTGTTAATTGCTTGAAGTATAATTAATTGTTGAAgcattgataattaattaattgttgggTGCTAAAtcttactgttttttttttttaaccaaatatataagactcgaacccgcaacctcttaattaagtatagagagactatgccatttgagctattactcattggcggtGCTAAATCTTACTGTTGAAGCATTGATTAATTGTTATGTAATTGATTAATATTATTTAACAAGCTGAAActgaaactaaaactaaactagtaAACGATTAAAACTGATGATTGATGAATATAGAATCTAACTGTCTAAGCATGACACGGTTTTTTCCCTTCTCTTTTGCATTGAAAAGTGATATGAAATTCTTCTCATTTTAATAACGGTTGTATTTAAACTTTGTTGTTGAGgccttaataattaatttatttataattgaataattaaataattgttgaataatttTAGATATTGTTTGTTGAAATTATTAGGTTAGAGTGGGTTACTGTGATATTGTAATTGGATTGTATTGTTATTGGATTGCTGGTAATTTTTAGGTATAGATGACAGTATTAACGAAGAATTACTTAGGAATAATATTGTTGAGAATAATTCGGTTTCGAATGAACCTTTTCTTCCTGCTGGATCTAGTGATAGTCAATCACAAATTCtgttttaatgtgtttatttatatttttattcattattttattataaaacagtttTTTTAATTCAACTACGGTCGAATCGGTTGAatattttggatgatattttaaagtttatattaaactat from Arachis ipaensis cultivar K30076 chromosome B02, Araip1.1, whole genome shotgun sequence harbors:
- the LOC107628441 gene encoding UPF0161 protein At3g09310, which codes for MACVVYLPVPLNFHSDNTPTRLQLRNPNPNSLRIEATNRHALILRLPSSSRAPRHNCTPTVRAFDEQDSNSETETLPDAAVNNLGVKAALSMLRFYKREISPILPKSCRYIPTCSEYSMEAYKRYGVVKGTVLTAWRLCRCNPLGGHGYDPPRWFGETSPREELDD